The sequence cagagagacagtgaggaggtgttggtggaggaggaggaggacaggaagagagggaaccTAGAGCCAGGTTAGGGTTAGCCAAGCAAACATGTAGAATGTTTCTCCTGTCCTTTCTGttcactctttctccttttctgttccGTCCGTCCCTTTACTTCCTTTCCATTCTTCTTGTTCTACCTTGTCTCCTCTCATTTTCTAtccttccctctccttttttcctgacctgttttccttccctttgccctcctcttttcctatttcctttcctctcctctctctcctttcttcctctccacccttctcctctcctttcctccttcctttgtttCTACCTGTtctccctcccctttctccccctcgtccctctgtctccccacatcagcagcagaggctcACAGGCCATCGACACAGACAGTAGTGGTGTATCAGAGAGGGGTCTGGCATTTACAGGCACACACCCACCTAcccatcaacacacactcaaacacttgCTGTCAGAGCTGCTTTTGTAAGTGGTTGTGCACATGTATATTTTCTTCTGCCTCTGACTCATTTGCATCTTTTCTTTTATCCTCAGGTGAAGACATAATTGCGTGGTTAGCAGACAGATTTCAAATAGACACACAAGGTGGGAGATGTACATCTACAGATATACATgagcccctttttttttaattaaaaacccAGTATCATGTTATTGCATGTCATTTGAAGTAATTAGAATTAGCCAGAATTGTTAAATTCCTCCTCGTCTCTCTTTCGTCTTCAGAGGCAAGGAATTTTGGCTCTATGCTGGTGGCATTAGGATACATCTACCCTCTAGAGGGCCACAAACGCTTAGTGATCAAACCAGATGCATCCCTCTATCGCTTCCAGGTAAATGTAGAATATATAAGAAACTCCCTTTTAAAAGTTCTTTAGCAAAAAGGCCCTTGGTTTgcaaatgaagagaaatgaaaattcACTGAGGCCATTTCAGCCTTTCAACTTAATGTAGAAAGAGTATTTGATATTACTGATTATTCATTTTGTGGTGTAAAATCTCAGACTGGTCTGGTTTTGATTTCCTGACCCAACTGAAAACCTGCTCACGATTAAATTTCTGACTTGATATTAAATATGCCTTTTTGTCCTTTCCAGACTCCGTACTTCTGGCCCACACAGCAGTGGCCAGTTGAGGATACAGATTATGGTGAGTGCGACTGCGTTTTATCTCAAGTCCTGTTATCAACACTCGGTTAactcttctttttgtttcattactgAAGCAATCTACCTGGCGAAAAGAAACATACGCAAGAAGGGAATCCTGGAGCTGCATGAGCAGGTGAGAGCGAGACCGACAGACCCGGGAGAAACTAATTTTGTTTGCTGGCATTTACTGATGCGTTGTTTTATGTCATCAGGAGCAGTACAACCGTCTTCACAAGTGGATGAATCATAAATGGGATTTCATAGTCATGCAAGCTAAAGAACAGTACAGGTTGGTGTGAGAGAAGCTCAAAGACATCACTCGATTTTCAAGATCACAAAGGTGTTATGattctgtgcgtctgtgtgtgtttacagagctgcaaaggagaggaagaaaccGGACCGAGTGGTGTTTGACTGCCAGGAGAGAGCCTATTGGGTGGTTCACAGACCTccagtgagaacacacacatacttttacttatatctttgtgaggacactcattgacataatgcattccctagtcCTGGACCCTAACCTTAAACATCcaaactgaatgcctaaccctaaccaaaacccaattctaacatGAAccccaagtcttaaccctcaaacagacatttaaagttgtgaggactgACCAACACGTCCtcaatttcccaaaatgtcctcactatGTAAGgtctatgctttttttttttttggtcctcacaaagatagatgtacaagcaaacacacacatacacatgcagataGTTATCAGACTTGTACTGCGCACACAGGATGCAGCTTCATGTAGATAACAGTGGATCGCgagcagacagagaggtctgaaaataaattacactCCATCTCTATTCTTCCCAGGGTATCTCATTATCTCTACCCATGATGCCTCATTACCATTACATGTCCAGTCAGAGGAAAAGGGCATGACTGATTAATATTTCACACTGCGTAGGAGAATGTGTTGCAGTGGTTTGCACCTCGCTCTCGCAGCATCACGAGTCTTGGGTTCATTCTGTGTCCCGAGGCTCGATTACTGACCAGGCAAAGTGGTCAACTGCtttcttcatgctaagctaagctaactgccttGTAGCTCTATCTCTGTACTAAATGCACAGACATAAGATTGGTAGTGATCTTCTCATGTAACTCCCAGCAACAACATGTTTTTCCCATAATGCTGAATTATTCCTTTATATTACACAGTCGCCATCCTTTCATTTATAAAAGTCAAAGTAAGCTTTCGATTTAAGCTAATGTCCTTATCCAGGGACTGACTCATCctgtgtactgtaaatgtggttttatctcaatgcatttttaaagcttctgctggaaacaaacaaataactttAAGATGGATTTGTAATGTCCAAGAGTAAATtcataaaatcacattttgcaCGTGACTGGTGACTTCCCTCTTGTTGTCTCAGATGCTCAGGAAAAGTGACACACAGTGTATGATTAGCATTATAAAACGGCCATCTGCTTTAATTAATTAGTCCTTTGGTAAACACACATtgtgtaatctttttttttttttttaatccgtgtgtgtgcagccaggAACAGTCAGTGCCATGGACTATGGACTGGATCGACGAATAGATCCTAGTGCAGATGAGGTAACAGGTGAGCCTCTGCACGTCCTGTATGAATGTAATTCCTTTCAATCAGCTTATATATCAGCTGTATAAGAGGCTTTAATGCATTGATGAAGGTGCAGTAAAGTCTACTTATCGTCCCCGTCCTTTCCCTGTCTCGAACATTAAATTATCTTTCACTAAAAttcatttcttctcctctctcctcctctcttctcttctcttctgcagGCATTTCCCATGGCTCTGTTTTCTTATCCAGACTTTTAAACTGGTTACAAACACTTACATACATGCACCTCCCCATATTTATACCTGACATAATGATGTCCTTACATCCTAATCCTAACCTTGGCCATTACCGCTACATGCTTAACCCTTAACATAACATAACTTACATCTTATACCAagtttaaaggggaactccactgattttactcATTAAAGCCTGTTCGACAATGTCACTGAACAATGCTGCAATGCTAAATAGGTGCAGTACTCTTTTTACCCCacaaccaagtcttaaccctgaAAAACTCCTCAAAAAGACACAAGTACAAcggcatgtacacacacacacacacacacacacacactaatacacactaatacacacagCACAATATCCCACTTTATCTTTGCATATTTTTTATCTGTCACATAACATGCAATctgtaaatatatgtattttttccCCAGGAAAAAACACCGGACTTTTATGAGAGAACTGTAAGTGAGATTTTTACTCCACTCTTTCTTcgactttgtttttctctaaacCAACAGTTGTGTTAACTATTAGCAGTGATCCACAGTGAGGCCTGTTTTCCTCACTTTTGTATGGCTGTCATCTCTCTTCTGCTTCCTTGCAGATGATCTTCACCCAGCAGTCTATCATGAGGCCCAGGGTGAAGTCATCTGTGTCCATTGGCGCGTAAGATAGCTCATCGTATTTCCAGTGTTGCCATATCTGTGACAAACCAGGTGGTTCAGACTGCTTGCGTCATGGAAGTATATGTCTCAAAATAGCAAACACCCCCCCCACACGTGATTGATTGGAAATCCTATGATGCCAGCAAGGTGACCTAGTGGATAATGAACCACTTTGGCTGATGTTCAGTGATGTGATCGACATAACTGATTCCTCCgactgtaaatgaaaataagcGTACTGATGTGAGAATTTATAGGCAGTAaattcttctcctctgctcttgcAGATTGGTGAAATACTGCGCCACCTATAACAGCCACGACCCTTTCCTCTCCAAGTGTCTTCCCAGCAACCCCTGGCTCACTGATGACGTCACATACTGGACCTTGAATATGCCCAAGTGCGTCAGCTGAGGACCATACATAATTTGTATTGTACTCATTCGGATTcaactgaatttaaaataacTCTCCTCTGTGGTTATTGGTGCGTGCGGCAGTGTGGAAATCCCGACTAAAATGCGCGTGGAGAGGTGGACGTTCAGCTTCGGAGAGCTGCTCTCAGACCCCCGAGGACGAGACGATTTCAGACTCTTCCTGAAGAAAGAATTCAGCGGTATGATGGCTGATTACAGAAAAATTATTGCTGCAGTCTTGCTACACGGTAGATTAATTTTTGGTTTTCAGAACAGTATgttaactgtgttttctttatcattttctATCCTATTTTGAATCAATATAGGTGAGAACTTGGCATTCTGGGAAGGTTGCGAGGATCTGAAGTGGGGCACAGCTGCGACGATGAGAGACAAAGCAGAGCAGATCTACAAGTAATGTCTTGAAATGTCTTAATTTCTAGTCTGTGTATAATATACAAGTTTTCTCTAATGCACCTATTTTGATAGTTTCAGTgaattttcaagcaaaaaacatggaaaaatagCCAAACATTCTCTGTTCACAGTTTCTCCGATGTGAGGATTTgttccttgtgtttgtttgacattatttaaacagaatacctttatgttttgaactcagTCCAAATCTCATGCTGCAACAGCTGCTTTGAGTCATTTTGTGCGCACACTGTTAAAGTGTTCCCCCTGTGTTTCCCCAAATCTCATGGTCCCCAGGACCTTCCTGGCACGTGGTGCACCGCGGTGGATCAACATCGACGGAAAGACGATGGAAATCACAGTTAAAAGCCTgaaacacccacacagatacGTCCTGGACGCAGCACAAACTCACATCTACATGCTAATGAAGAAGGTCAGTAAACACAGCAGTAAGATAACATTGATGTTTAAATTCCCACAGGCTTGTACTCACCATCACTAAACACCTCTGGTTCATGATGCGTTTGTGTACATTTTGCAGGACTCATATGGGCGGTACCTGAAATCTCCCGTCTTTAAGGATACGCTGAAGAAGGCCATCTGTCCTGAGGAGCACAAGTTCACGTAAGAGGCAACTTTTAATTCACTTTCATGCATTTAATTAACAACAGACGACATTGAACTTTTATCTACTGCTTAAACTGGGGGAAGAAAACTTGACAAAGCCTGAATTCAATTATGTAAACCAGCCTGATAAAGAAAAAGTTCACAtcatgtgaggaaaaaaaagcattgacTATTCACAAAGGATGACATAAGGGTGGCAATGGTCTGAAAAGCCAAAGTTTGTTTCTCATCTCTGGCTGATTTAGTTATCACTccaaatt comes from Toxotes jaculatrix isolate fToxJac2 chromosome 21, fToxJac2.pri, whole genome shotgun sequence and encodes:
- the LOC121201423 gene encoding regulator of G-protein signaling 9-like, with amino-acid sequence MTIRNTLRDHGQRYRPRMACLKKAEKVLLEMQDSKTGVKSQPQRLVITTIPHAITGEDIIAWLADRFQIDTQEARNFGSMLVALGYIYPLEGHKRLVIKPDASLYRFQTPYFWPTQQWPVEDTDYAIYLAKRNIRKKGILELHEQEQYNRLHKWMNHKWDFIVMQAKEQYRAAKERKKPDRVVFDCQERAYWVVHRPPPGTVSAMDYGLDRRIDPSADEEKTPDFYERTMIFTQQSIMRPRVKSSVSIGALVKYCATYNSHDPFLSKCLPSNPWLTDDVTYWTLNMPNVEIPTKMRVERWTFSFGELLSDPRGRDDFRLFLKKEFSGENLAFWEGCEDLKWGTAATMRDKAEQIYKTFLARGAPRWINIDGKTMEITVKSLKHPHRYVLDAAQTHIYMLMKKDSYGRYLKSPVFKDTLKKAICPEEHKFTDSQLEQNAKNRRPSLSPIILRQQEQEQRAKMAANAPVDITQVMSKLSKQGKEVPPRPPPTKN